The DNA region ATGAAGGACGAATACATTGGTTACAGAGCCGAAGCACGTTTTATACGTGCATACTGCTATTCCATGCTTTGTGATTTGTTTGGTTCCGTGCCCTATGTTGACGAACATACAGGTGTGAAGGAAATTCCGGTTCAGTATACCCGTAAGCAGATATTTGAATATGCGGAAAGTGAATTGCTGGCTGTTGAGAATGAACTGAAAGCTCCGGGAGAAAACGAATACGGACGAATTGACCGTGTAGCCGACTGGTTCCTGCTGGCCCGTATGTATCTGAATGCTGAGTCTTGGATTCATGAAAATAAATACCAGGAGGCATATACGTATGCGAAGAAGGTAGTTACAGACGGACACTATCCGCTGGCTTCCGACTATCGTGAAATCTTCCTGGCGGATAACAAAACCTGCAAGGAGATCATCTGGGGACTGGTACAGGACGGACAGCGTGCCCAAAGTTCAGCCGGAACAAACTTCTACGTAAAAGCTTTCGTGAATGGTCCGATGGACGAATTGTATAAGACAGGAGTCGGTTCGCGAGGTTGGGGTAATGTCCGTGCCAAGATGACACTGGTAGACGCCTTTGATGCGGATGATGTGGCGTTTGATGTCAATGATACCTGGGGTAACGGAAAGAAAGATAAACGTGCCCAGTTCATGACCGCCCTTCCGAATCAGGTGAAGGAAACCTGGGACTCGGAACTGAACATGACCAGTACCTTTACTTGTGGCTATGGCTATATCAAATGGAGAAATGTGACCAAGGATGATCAGCTCTGTGCTTCGGGCGATGCTTATACCTCTATTGATTTCCCGTTGTTCCGCACCGCTGATGCTTATCTGATGGCTGCCGAGGCTATCTTGCGTGGAGCAAATGGTACGGAAACGGAAGCATTAGGCTACGTCAATGAAGTCCGGTCCAGAGCGTATATGTCCGGTAAATATGCGAAGAGCGGCGTTCGTTCGGATGTTTCAGGAGAAATCGCCCTCAATGAGCTTTCTTTGAACTTTATCCTGAGCGAGCGTCAGAAAGAGCTGGCATCCGAGCTGACCAGGCGCACTGACCTGATCCGTTTCGGTAAATATACGAAAGGCAATAACTGGGACTGGAAGAACGGTATCCGTCTGGGTGGAGATGTGGACGACAAGTATAAGTTGTTCCCGATACCGGAAAGCGAATTGACCAACAACCCGGCGTTGAATCAGAATGACGGTTATAAACAATAAATGAAGAAATAGAATGAGACTGAAACAATTACTGTTATGTGGTATGATGTGGATGTGCTGTGTTCCGCTTGGGGCGCAGACATCCAAAGAAGAGATGTTTTCTACCATTGAGAAAACGGGTGGCGTCTATTGGGCTTATCCACTTGATTTTGCACCGCAAACCCGGGCTCCCAAAGGATATAAACCATTCTACGTGAGCCACTATGGACGGCATGGTTCCCGTTATTTGATTGGCGACCGTGATTATAAATGGCTGGTGGACCTTTTTGAAGAAGCGCATCGTGAGGGTGCACTTTCAGACTTGGGAGAAGATGCCCGGCAGCGTTTGCTGAAGGTGTGGGAAGAAGCGGAAGGCCATGGAGGTGATCTGACCCCATTAGGTGTCCGTCAGCACCGTGGAATTGCGGAAAGAATGTATGCTGCATTTCCTGAAGCCTTTAAGGGCAGCCCTTCCATTTCTGCCCGTTCTACCGTTGTGTTGCGTTGTGCGATGAGTATGGTGGCTTTTGGTGATCGTTTGAAGGAACTGAATCCCAATCTGCGCATTTCTTATGAGGCCAGCCATAAGTATATGGACTACTTGAATTTCCATACGGACGAATCCAACCGCTTTACTTCTTCCACTGACGGTCCGTGGGCTGAAGAATACAGAAAGTTTGAAGATGTCCACACCAATCCCGACCGGTTGATTGCTTCTTTATTTAAGGACAAGCGTTTCATACTGAAGAAAGTGAATCCGAAGGAAGTGATGTGGGGTATGTACTGGGTGGCGAGTGATATGCAGAATGCAGAGACAAAGGTTTCTTTCTATGATTTGTTTCAGCCCCAGGAACTGTTTGATTTGTGGCAGTGTATCAACTATCGTTTCTATGTGGGCAATGCAAATCATGCAGACGGGAAAGGGATTGTTGTAGCCAATGCGAAATCATTGTTGCAGAATATTTTGGATAGCGCCAATGAGGCTATTCAGAAGGGAGGCATAGCTGCTACCCTTCGCTTCGGGCATGATGGCAATGTGATTCCTTTGGTGGCATTGATGCAGATAGAGAATTGTAATGTTGCCGTAGATGATCCTTACGAGGTGTATAAAGTGTGGAGTGACTTTAAGGTAGTCCCTATGGCCGCTAATGTGCAGATTGCCTTCTTCCGGAATGAAAAAGGAAACGCGGATGATATTCTGGTTAAGATACTGCATAATGAGCATGAAGTACACATTCCGGTACAGACCGACCAGTTTCCTTTCTATAAATGGAGCGATGTGGAGAGCTACTACCGGAACTTATTGAAATAAAGCACAATTTTAAAGTTAACAATATTGAGACTACTAATTGGGAAGTGTGCCGATGGGATATCGGTACACTTCTTTTGCTAATATAATGTTAATGCTTTCCTGTTTATATGCTATTTCATAAGAAAACCTTTATCTTTGCACCCGAAAATGAAATGTGGAAAGATTTGAGTAGCTTGCAACCACAGAAAAAAATGCTAAAACACATCCTTTTCTGACGATGCTCCGAGCATCGGGATATGCATGTCTACTCACCATCAGATCCCCCGCTTTTCATTCTTTAATTATTCATTCTTTAATTTAGAAGTATGGGATATTTATTCACATCCGAATCGGTGTCAGAAGGACACCCCGACAAAGTGGCCGATCAAATATCGGACGCTGTGCTTGACAAACTGTTGGCTTACGACCCCAGTTCGAAAGTAGCTTGCGAAACTCTGGTAACTACCGGACAGGTGGTACTGGCTGGAGAAGTGAAAACCAAAGCGTACGTTGATCTGCAACTCATTGCGCGCGAAGTAATTCAGAAAATCGGCTATACCAAAGGCGAGTACATGTTCGAAAGTAACTCGTGCGGCGTATTGTCCGCCATTCATGAGCAAAGCCCCGACATTAACCGTGGTGTGGAACGTCAGGACCCTATGGAACAGGGGGCAGGCGACCAAGGCATGATGTTCGGTTATGCTACTAACGAAACAGAAAACTATATGCCTCTTTCGCTCGACCTGGCACATCGCATCTTGCAAGTGCTGGCCGACATCCGTCGCGAAGGTAAAGAGATGACTTATCTCCGTCCGGACGCCAAGAGTCAGGTAACTATTGAATATGATGATAACGGTACGCCTGTCCGCATCGATACAATTGTAGTTTCTACCCAGCATGATGATTTCATCCAGCCTGCCGACGACAGCGAAGCCGCCCAGCTGAAAGCGGATGAAGAAATGCTTGCCACTATCCGTCAGGATGTCATCAATATCCTGATGCCACGTGTCATTGCTTCTATTCATGCAGAGAAAGTACTTGCATTGTTCAATGACCATATCACCTATCACGTTAATCCTACCGGAAAGTTCGTTATCGGCGGACCTCACGGAGATACCGGTCTGACGGGACGTAAGATTATCGTGGATACCTACGGTGGTAAAGGTGCTCACGGTGGTGGCGCTTTCTCCGGTAAGGACCCCAGTAAGGTAGACCGTAGTGCCGCTTATGCAGCCCGTCATATTGCCAAGAACCTGGTGGCAGCCGGTGTAGCTGACGAAATGCTGGTACAGGTGTCTTATGCTATAGGTGTGGCTCGTCCCATTAATATCTATGTCAATACTTATGGCCGCGGCCATGTAAACATGAGCGATGGTGAGATTGCGAAGAAGATAGATGAACTTTTTGATCTTCGCCCGAAGGCTATTGAAGATCGCCTGAAGCTTCGTAATCCGATTTATCAGGAGACTGCTGCTTACGGACATCTGGGACGTGAACCGCAGATTGTTACCAAGCACTTCAAGTCTCGTTACGAAGGTAACAAAGATGTGGAGGTGGAACTTTTCACTTGGGAGAAACTGGATTACGTGGACAAGGTGAAAGCCGCTTTCGGTCTGTAATCTTTCTCTGGTTTTGTAATCAGCGTAGCTTTACAAGCTATTTATATAGAAGCCGCCCTGTTTCCTTTCGTATTGCGAAAGGAGGGGGCGGCTTCTTATTGATTCTATGATAGTAAAAATTGATTGGCGGGCATCAGCCGGATATGTTTTCCGTCTTCTTCAAAAGAATCGGTCTGATTAGTTGTTACAATAATACCTTCCGACAGATTGAATGCTTTCATAGTTTATTGGCAAATGATTTCATTTGTTGCCGGCAAACGAATCTTTTCCTTTGGTTGTTTTTAGGGGGGGGCAAAATGCTTGTGGAGTGAAATGATAAATTGATTTTTATTTATTGATATCTTAATCAAATTGATGCTATTTCTTTGTTTTATGTGATTATGCCCATTTGTCAATCTTGCATTATAGGATATCCTGTGAATAAATAAGGAATGTAAATTCGTTATTTCTGCATATTCTTGCGTGTTTTAGGGCTTCTTATGCAGAAAAGGGTTACTACTTACGGGTGAAAGGGTTACTACTTATAGGTGATATCATTACTACTTACGGTCAAAAGGGTTACTACTTACTAGTAATACACTTATTTGTATTGGCTATTTCTCTTATATTTGTGTTTTTAGGGTGGTGTTTTACTCTAAAAGAAGTGTAAGTATTTCGATATATTATTAATAATCTGTGGCTTGCTGAATTTCGTTTGTCTCTTTTTACCTCCATGGTCAGTTATTCGGGAATAATGCATTCTCAGGCAATTGGAAATACAAAGTGTCAAAATGATAGTGTGATACTAATTATGTTTCAACTGCTTACTTTCTAACTGGCTTTTTCCATGATTTGTTGCTATCTTTGCAGTATTGAAACGAGAAGTCTAATATAGCATGAAAAAACTGTTACCCGCTTTCCTATTCTTTATATCATTTACTATGCTGCTAGGGGCATGCGGAAGAGATTCTCATGCTGTCAGCTCTATTCTGTTATTGGCTGATTCGTTGATGCAATCGCGTCCTGACAGTTCGCTGCAATTATTGGAGGAGGTTTCTGCACCGCAGAAGATGGGGAAAACAGACAGGGCATGGTATGCCTTGCTGCTTACGCAGGCGAAGTATAAGAATTATGTGTCGCTGGAGAATGATTCTTTGATACAGGTAGCTGTGGATTATTTTGAAAAGAACAGTGATAGAGAGCGATTGGCAAAATCTTATTTTTATACCGGATGTGTGTATCGGGAGCAAGAAGACATATCTACTGCCATAAATTTATATTTGAAGTCATTGAGGACTATGCCGCAAGGAGGTGACTCGGTATTTTTGTCTATGGTATATAACGATTTGGGAGATTGCTATACAGACCAAAATATGGAAGAGACAGCAAGAAACATGTATAAGCAGGCTTATGCTATAAATGTGAGTAATCATGATACTTTACGTGCATTTCACAATCTGAATGGTATTGGTGGTACTTTTTTGCTTGAACTTCAACTTGACAGTGCATTAAATTATTATCAACAGGCACTGGAAATGGCACTTTCACTGGATTATCCGGTGTTGTTGGGCGCCATATATAAGAATTTATCCGGAGTTTATAATGAGCAGGGAGAGTATGGACAGGCCAATGATTGTATTTCAAGAGCCATGCCTTATTTGTTAGATATAGAAAGCTTAACCTCTGCCTATTCTTTGAAAGGTGATATTTTGTATAATCTGGGTAAGAAAGACTCAGCCTTTTATTATTGGAATTTAGGAAAGGAATCTTCTGATATATATACAAAGACCTCAAATTATTATAGTATATATCAAGCCAATAAAGAGCTTTCTAATTGGAAAGATGCGATTTTAAATGTTGATTCTTTCATCGTTTATTATGATTCGATTCAGAGAATGAATGACCGTGCGGAGATTAACGAGTTAATGGATAAACATTTATTGGAATTGCATAAGTATAAACTCTCTGTTGAACATAGAAGAACAATGAATCTCCTGATTATATTATCCTTATTTATTGTTTTAGTATTAAGCCTTATATTGATGTGGAGGGATAGATGCAGGAAGAACAGATATATCGTTTTACAGAAACAACTGATGGAGAATCGTGCGGAAATATTGTTACATGGAAAAGATATCTGTGAAGAAGGAAATAGCAAGTTGCATGAATTGAAAGAGTTAAGGATTGATATTTGCATTTCTTTATTTAGATCAACTGAGGGGGGTAGGAAATTGACAGAATTAATGAAAGCAAAACCAAAAGAGCGTATTAGTATTATTCATAACCACAGGGTGTTGATTCTTGATGATATTAGAAGCGCATTTGCAGATATCATGAAGGATTTGAATGCTTGTTGTTCTTCTTTGACTATGAATGATTTGTTATATTGCGTATTAATCATACTTCATTGTCCAAAAGAAATTGTTATGGACGTAATGAATACTACTGCCGACGCAATAAAAACACGGAAAAATAGAATTAAGAATAAAATGGATAAGGGACTTTTTGAGAAAGTATTTATGTCTGATAATGTGTGATTTATATATTGTCTGTTACATACTTGGATTTCTCTGTTACCATTGTTACCACGTAATATTTTGTTGTTAGATGAAAGTTGTGTTTATTCGAGGCATCAAATAATTAAATCTTATACTACATGAAAACAACATTTTTACTTTCGCTCTTATTCGCTTTGTTCTCTCTAAATATTTATGCAGAACAAATGGTATCTATCAAACAGATTAATTTAAAAAAATCTCTTAAGGGAAAGGGAGCGCAACAGCCCGGAACACGTTCTTTAGAACCATTGAATGTCTTTGCCTATTTTAATCCTGATAATACTGCTTTGACTATTAATTTAGATTGCGTATATACTGAAGTAACGGTTTTGGTAAAAAGTATTTTGACAGGTGAAACTATTCAGTCTGAATTGTACTTTACTCCGACCAATATATTTGTGAATATGTCCGAAGTGGAGAATGGAAAATACTTATTAGAAATTTCTTTCGGAGAAACCTTGTTATCAGGAGAATTCAGTATCGAATAAACATTACGCATTATGAAAAAGGATAAACGGATATCTAAACGGGTAGCGCTTATATTTCTGCTATCTGTAGTTTTATCTATGTGGGCAGGTCTGGATATTTGTGCGCAGCGTATCAAATATACCTACGACAATGCCGGAAACCGGTTGACTCGCCAAAAGGAGATTGTCGTACAGACAAGGGGTGCTTTGAGTGATGAAGAGGAGCCATCGGTATACGAAGAAGAGCTTTCGGAAACTAAAGTAACTATTTATCCCAACCCTACCCGTGGTATGCTCAAAGTTGATATCTCAGGAGTTGAAAAGTTTGAGAATGCTCGAATATCCCTCTATGATCTTACCGGAAAGTTGTTGCAGCAGTGGGCGGGTATATCCCAATCCAATGAAATTGATTTATCCGAACGGACTCCGGGAATGTATATCATGCAGGTTGCCTACAATGGCAAGATTAGCAGTTGGAAGATAATTAAAGAATAAGATAACCTTAAAACACACTTCTCCATGAAAACACATTTATTATTCATATTTTCCTTTTTATTATTTCCACTTATTGCCCATGCGCAACAGGGAAATACTAGATCATATCCAATTGAAGTTGGCACTTATAATTCTGAGTTTGATTATTCAGATTCACAAAACACGGAAGATTTTACAAACAATTATACGGGGCGACCTTCCAATGATGTTTTTTATAAATTTACTATAAGTACTAGGATGAAGGTCATCATGAAGCATTGCGAATCAGAGCTTTCTGATACCTATTTGAGCCTTTTGGATGCTTCCGGAAAATTAATTGACTATAACGATGATGCTGACTTTTCCATAGGCTGTGGCGGTGGTGCTGGAGAGGCTTATTTATCAAAGATACTGGATGCCGGCACATACTACGTCGTGGCAGAAGGATATGAAGAGAACGGAGTTATTACTACTCAAATAACTGGGATGTTTTTATCTTCAGAAGGGGATAGTCAGCAGAATGCTATTGACGCCGGTACTTACAACAAGAGTTTTGACTATTCTGATATACAGAATATGAATCTTTTTTCTAATCAGTATGCAGCCGGAGAACAAGAGGATGTTTTTTATAAGTTCACATTAACCCGTAAAATGATTGTAACAATAACTCATTGCGGATCAATGGTCTATGAAACTTGCGCCTATCTGTTGAATGCCGCGGGAGGTGTCATTGCTTCCAATGATTATTATTCAGATGATGGTCACTGTTCTTCATCCTCTCATGCTTTTATACAGAGAACCTTAGAACCGGGCACCTATTATATAGTATCGGAAGGATATGATACAGCGGAACTTATTACTACCAATATTACCGGATATGCCTCGGAAGACTTTGATTATCCGGACATTCCCATCACATATAGTGCGGAACAGGAAGCCGTTGGCTCTCTTGGTGGAACTTTTGATGTATCGGCTACCGGAGCAGCTACGTATTCAATTCCTATTAAAATTCCGCAAGGTGTAGGAGGTATGCAACCTACGCTTGCTATCATTTATAATAGTCAGGCAGGAAATGGAATGTTGGGTTGGGGATGTAATTTGTCGGGAATGTCAGTTATAACTCGCGGTCCGAAGGATATGTATCATGACGGTACAGCCAAGGCATTGACTTTTTCCGCCGATGAGGCTTATTATCTGGACGGTAAACGCTTGATTTATTCTTCTGGCACTATAGGGCAAGAGGGAGCCGTATATTATTTGGAATCCGATCCTTTTACTAAAGTGATTGTTCATGGCACATACACTGCTTCTACAGCTAATACATGGTTTGAAGTGCAATCTTCTACCGGGCAGATATGCTATTATGGAAATACAACCGGTGCTCGACAAAGCTACACAGCTGGTAATTCTCCCAGAATCTATGCATGGTATCTGGATTACGTGGAAGATCCGTTGGGTAATTACATGAATTATACCTATAATAAGTGGAGTTACTGCATGTATCCCAACACTATAATGTATGGAAATAATAAGAATGGGAGTACCGGTTTACAGAATACGGTTACTTTCAGTTATGAAACTCGCTCCAATGATCCACAGCTATTTGTTATTGAAGGCGTAAAAGGAACCATGGATCGTAGGCTGAAAACCATTACAAGCAAAACGGGAAATTCGGTTTACCGTGTTTATGACTTGCAATACAATACCACCGGTGATGCTTCCGGTACTAAATATTCACGTCTGACAAGTGTTACGGAGAGGAATGGTGCCGGCGATGTTATGCAACCGGTTAAGCTAAATTGGTCTTATTTGCCTTCCCTATATAGTATTCCTGTTTCTCCTCAAGTGAATGCTGCTTCTGTTTATCCGGCTGTCGCATTTTCTGAACAGCAATTTATTGCTGGTGATTTCAATGGAGATGGTTTGACGGATATGATGGGAATCTCTCCTGTAAAGATACCGACAGGTACGAATTCTTGGACCTATGATACTTACGCTTATATATATTGGGCCTCATTGGATTCTTCCGGAAATGTCCGATTTGTTGACGGAACGAATTATCGTCTTGGAGCAAGTTTTCAATTGTCTGACATGCAAGAATACAAAGCGGGATCGTCCGTCATCGATTTTGATGGAGACGGTCTGAATGAATTTGTAGTACCACATGTAAGCATCAATGATCATTGGAAGCAAATAGCTTTTTATGTTTATGGAAACACGGTTCAGGGGGCTTTCGGATACAACTTGCAGCACAGTAGTGAAATGCCCGCCTATGCTACCGGTGATTTTAATAATGACGGAAAAGGAGATATCGTTTTCATAGAAAAGGGACACAGTGGCAACAAGTATCCGGGCGAGATTATTGGACATAATTCCGGAACATCTTTATACCGCACGGCATTTAGCCTTACCTTGCCTTCTAATCCCGATAAGGTATTCGTATCTGACCTTAACGGTAACGGGCTGGAAGATATGATGATAATTTATAATGGAGGCTATACCATTTTTTGGAATCAGGGTAATGGAATTACGGGAACTACTTTTTCGGATGCCAAGAAGACTACAGGAACCAATGTCTCTAAGGTGTGGATGATTCGTTCCGGTGATTTTAATGGTGATGGCTTAATGGATATACTAATGAACAGTACCGGTGAAAGTAGTTGGTATTTTGCCTTGAATAATGGCAATGGAACTTTTACTAAGTCGCAGGCATGCACATTAGGGCTTTACGATCAGAGCTTCACTTCAAAAGATGATTCAAGGTTTGATTGCCTTATATATGATTTCGATCTTGACGGGAAATCGGATGTGGTGATAACCAAGGCCATGTATGATAAGAAGAGCGCTATATTTCAAGGTTCTTGGGGTGAGTTCAATAAAACTTATACCTATTGGATGCATTCTACAGGAAGTGCGCTTACCATAGTGCGTTCGGCGACTTCTAACAGAGATGAAGATGCTCTTTCATCCCGCTATCTGGTGGGTGACTTCAACGGTGACGGTCAGATGGAACTGATGAATTATGGTTACAATTGTTATAATAGTAGTAATTCAAACAGAGACCCTGTATGGCGATTATACCCTAATAGTAGTTACAATACAGACAAAGGTAAGGTAACTTCTGTTACCGGTGGCTATGGCAGTGTGACGAATATTACTTATGCCTCCCTTGTCAATGGCGGTATCTATACCAAAGGTACGGGTAGCAGTTATCCTGTTGCCGATTATACTTTGCCTTTGCATGTAGTAAAGAAAGTAAATTCGGATAATGGTGCGGCAGGCAGAACAATGACAACTAACTATCGGTACAGTGGCCTTAAAATGCATTTGCAAGGAAAAGGGCTGTTGGGAATGTCTTCCATGATAGCTGAGAATATGACGTTGGGGACAGTTTCTGAATCTGGTGTAAAAGCATGGAATACTTCCTTCTATATACCATCTGCTACCTATACTAAAAATACCATAGACGGCAGTACGGCTGAAACTAACTCTACGCTGGTTATTGTGGATAAAGGCTCCAGGAAATACTTTGCTTACCCTTCATCTACTACAGAGAAGGATTTGGATGGCAATATGGTTACTACCACTCGTCAGTTCAATACTACCTACGGTTACATGACCCAGGAAAAGGCGGACTATGGCAATAATATGTATCGCACTGTTCAATATGGCGACTATATCCTTGCCGGAAAAACCTATCAGCCCCAGCTGATCACAAAGGTACAGAAGCATACGGACGACTCGTCGACTTTCACGCAGAAGACTGAAATCACGTATAATACCTCTAAAGGATATAAGACGAAGACTGTTGAAAATTATGGTTCCTCTTTACCCTTTACCACCGAATTCACCTACGATACTTGGGGAAACGTGAAGACGGAGAAAATCAGCGGCTCTGGAGTTTCCGCCCTTACCAGCAACTATGATTATGATGCAACGAAACGTTTTATCGCTAAAACTTCTACTAATCCGTCGTCATCCATTATTGCTTATACATATGATACTTGGGGAAATGTCCTGACGGAAACAGACGAAAGTGATACTTCCAATAAGTTAACAACTAGGCATACGTTTGATGGATGGGGGAACAGACTGTCTACTCTTTTTCCCGACGGTACTAAGAGAAGTTATCTGAGTGGTTGGAATGTCAATTCAAGTAAACGATTCTTTACGCTTGCCCAAGCTACGGGAGAGCCCTGGGTAAAAACTTGGTACGACAATCAGGGGCGTGAGGTATTGGTAGAAACAATCGGTCCCAAAAGTATGTCCATTAAAGAGGCTACGACTTATAACAACAAAGGGCTGGTCACTCAGAAAAAGACAGAAACTGGCAATCTTACCACAACGGAGAACTATACGTATGATGCTCGTGGGCGAGTGCTGACCCAAACAAGCAGTGCAGGGAGATCCGTTTCTTACGCTTATGGGAACCGTACAGTATCGAGCACCACAAACGGGAAAACTTATACCCAAGTTTATGATCCCTGGGGTGGAGTGAAATCCGTGACCGATCCGGTTTCCAGCATTGCCTATACTTATAAGTCATTGGGAAAACCTCAAAAGATAGTCACAGGTGGAGCTACTTTCACTATGACCTATTATGACACGGGCAAGCAAAAGACGCTGACCGATCCCAATGCAGGTACCATAACCTATACGTATGACGCTGCCGGACGATTGAAAACTCAGGTTGACGGGAAAGGTAAAACCACGACAAATACCTATGATGTGTTGGGGCGTATGACCTCTTCCGTGGCGGATGGTGTAACTACTACCTATACCTATGGAACGTCCGGCAACAACTTGCTGCGTCTGACAAAGGAACAGACGGGTAATAATTACACGACTTACACGTATGATAATTACGGTCGTACGAGGACTGAGACACGTCAAATAGAAGGAACAGGTGCTTTGGCATTTACTTACTCTTATAACTCACAGGGGCAACTGAGTAATATTGCCTATCCTGGATCTTTGACCGTCAGTCGCAACTATGACGCTTATGGTAATCTGCGACAGGTGCTGGCAGGTACGCAAAATATCTGGGAACTCACGGGAACTACCGGAACTGTCACTACTACCAAACTTGGTGGTACATTGATTTCTACCGAAACCCGTAATTCGCAAGGCTTACTTAGTAACCTGAAGACGATGAAAGGTACTACGTCGCTGCATAATATGAACTATGTGTTTGATGGTGCTACAGGCAATCTTACTTCGCGTACGGGTATGATTGGGCAAACGGAAACCTTCACTTATGACAGCGCAGATCGTTTGACTGTTGTGAAGCAAGGTAGTTCTACAGTCATGAATATGGGTTATCATGCCAATGGCAATATTGTTTCTAAAACAGGCTTGGGTTCATACAGTTATGACAAACCTCATGCGGTAAGTACCGTTGACAATACCGGCGGCCTGATTTCCGAGAATAACCAGACCATTGCGTATACTGCATTTGATAAAGTTTCCTCCATCAGTGAAACGGTCGGTTCGAACAATTACCTGTTGAACATCACGTATGGTCCTGATCGCCAACGTTGGAAATCTACGTTGAAGACGAACAATGCGGTTGCACGTACGACTGTATATGCGGGCGATTATGAGATGGTCACCGAAGGCGGTGTAACGAAACAATTATATTATCTTGGTGGCAATAACGGTTTGGTAGCGGTATATGTGAAACAATCCGGGCAGCCTGATAAGATTTATTATGCCCACAAAGACCATTTGGGCAGTGTTGTGAAGTTGACTGATAATGCAGGTACTGAGGTTTTCAAGGCTTCATACGATGTTTGGGGCAGACGTACGGTAGCTAATAACACCTTCAAGTTCCACCGTGGCTATACGGGACATGAACATCTGGATGAGTTCAAGCTGATAGACATGAACGGCCGTATGTATGATCCGTTACTGGCTCGTTTCTTGAGTCCTGATCCGTTTGTTCAGATGCCTGATTTCTCACAAAATTTCAATAGATATACTTATTGCTTAAATAATCCGTTAATATATACGGATCCGGATGGAGAGTTCTGGCATCTATTTATTGGTGCAGTTATTGGAGGAGCAATAAACTGGGTTGCCAATGGTGCGGATTTAAGCTGGGAAGGATTATCTTATTTTGCTACCGGTGCAGTTTCCGGTGCATTGACTGCCGCTTTCCCCGGTGCCGCTATTGGTATTACCGCCGGTACCGGTGCCGCAAACTCTGCGATTGGTCAAGGTTTTAACAATGGGTGGAAGAATATCAACCTGCAACAAGTTGCGTTTGATGGCATAATGGCTGGT from Bacteroides sp. MSB163 includes:
- a CDS encoding FG-GAP-like repeat-containing protein, translated to MKHCESELSDTYLSLLDASGKLIDYNDDADFSIGCGGGAGEAYLSKILDAGTYYVVAEGYEENGVITTQITGMFLSSEGDSQQNAIDAGTYNKSFDYSDIQNMNLFSNQYAAGEQEDVFYKFTLTRKMIVTITHCGSMVYETCAYLLNAAGGVIASNDYYSDDGHCSSSSHAFIQRTLEPGTYYIVSEGYDTAELITTNITGYASEDFDYPDIPITYSAEQEAVGSLGGTFDVSATGAATYSIPIKIPQGVGGMQPTLAIIYNSQAGNGMLGWGCNLSGMSVITRGPKDMYHDGTAKALTFSADEAYYLDGKRLIYSSGTIGQEGAVYYLESDPFTKVIVHGTYTASTANTWFEVQSSTGQICYYGNTTGARQSYTAGNSPRIYAWYLDYVEDPLGNYMNYTYNKWSYCMYPNTIMYGNNKNGSTGLQNTVTFSYETRSNDPQLFVIEGVKGTMDRRLKTITSKTGNSVYRVYDLQYNTTGDASGTKYSRLTSVTERNGAGDVMQPVKLNWSYLPSLYSIPVSPQVNAASVYPAVAFSEQQFIAGDFNGDGLTDMMGISPVKIPTGTNSWTYDTYAYIYWASLDSSGNVRFVDGTNYRLGASFQLSDMQEYKAGSSVIDFDGDGLNEFVVPHVSINDHWKQIAFYVYGNTVQGAFGYNLQHSSEMPAYATGDFNNDGKGDIVFIEKGHSGNKYPGEIIGHNSGTSLYRTAFSLTLPSNPDKVFVSDLNGNGLEDMMIIYNGGYTIFWNQGNGITGTTFSDAKKTTGTNVSKVWMIRSGDFNGDGLMDILMNSTGESSWYFALNNGNGTFTKSQACTLGLYDQSFTSKDDSRFDCLIYDFDLDGKSDVVITKAMYDKKSAIFQGSWGEFNKTYTYWMHSTGSALTIVRSATSNRDEDALSSRYLVGDFNGDGQMELMNYGYNCYNSSNSNRDPVWRLYPNSSYNTDKGKVTSVTGGYGSVTNITYASLVNGGIYTKGTGSSYPVADYTLPLHVVKKVNSDNGAAGRTMTTNYRYSGLKMHLQGKGLLGMSSMIAENMTLGTVSESGVKAWNTSFYIPSATYTKNTIDGSTAETNSTLVIVDKGSRKYFAYPSSTTEKDLDGNMVTTTRQFNTTYGYMTQEKADYGNNMYRTVQYGDYILAGKTYQPQLITKVQKHTDDSSTFTQKTEITYNTSKGYKTKTVENYGSSLPFTTEFTYDTWGNVKTEKISGSGVSALTSNYDYDATKRFIAKTSTNPSSSIIAYTYDTWGNVLTETDESDTSNKLTTRHTFDGWGNRLSTLFPDGTKRSYLSGWNVNSSKRFFTLAQATGEPWVKTWYDNQGREVLVETIGPKSMSIKEATTYNNKGLVTQKKTETGNLTTTENYTYDARGRVLTQTSSAGRSVSYAYGNRTVSSTTNGKTYTQVYDPWGGVKSVTDPVSSIAYTYKSLGKPQKIVTGGATFTMTYYDTGKQKTLTDPNAGTITYTYDAAGRLKTQVDGKGKTTTNTYDVLGRMTSSVADGVTTTYTYGTSGNNLLRLTKEQTGNNYTTYTYDNYGRTRTETRQIEGTGALAFTYSYNSQGQLSNIAYPGSLTVSRNYDAYGNLRQVLAGTQNIWELTGTTGTVTTTKLGGTLISTETRNSQGLLSNLKTMKGTTSLHNMNYVFDGATGNLTSRTGMIGQTETFTYDSADRLTVVKQGSSTVMNMGYHANGNIVSKTGLGSYSYDKPHAVSTVDNTGGLISENNQTIAYTAFDKVSSISETVGSNNYLLNITYGPDRQRWKSTLKTNNAVARTTVYAGDYEMVTEGGVTKQLYYLGGNNGLVAVYVKQSGQPDKIYYAHKDHLGSVVKLTDNAGTEVFKASYDVWGRRTVANNTFKFHRGYTGHEHLDEFKLIDMNGRMYDPLLARFLSPDPFVQMPDFSQNFNRYTYCLNNPLIYTDPDGEFWHLFIGAVIGGAINWVANGADLSWEGLSYFATGAVSGALTAAFPGAAIGITAGTGAANSAIGQGFNNGWKNINLQQVAFDGIMAGTMAYVGGEIAGRFVGPIEKLTQNIKSPMLQNLITHEVSGLPFGTLMGGVMAEVDDDPNTSFLDGMWSGAKMSFMTSGLSAVGAAANYSLDHKVDIWTGISDQSKQIQQTAAQLGLRSAQQSVKQDIVDMYYEQMKNGTFSDKSGAAGFYHEGVRTITDGNHRMNAAIRYYLSTGNDKFVNSLLNNGNFTINNPKNYGYRSYSFPIAR